One Deltaproteobacteria bacterium genomic window carries:
- a CDS encoding rubrerythrin family protein — protein RALGGIHNTAENLKEAIAGETHEFKNMYPAMIEAAKEEGNKSAERTFTYANEVEKVHAALYQKALDNLENLEEADYYVCSVCGYTCEHEAPDKCPVCGANARAFFKVD, from the coding sequence GCGGGCTCTGGGCGGCATCCACAACACGGCTGAGAACCTCAAGGAGGCAATTGCCGGGGAGACACACGAATTCAAGAACATGTACCCGGCGATGATTGAAGCAGCCAAGGAAGAGGGCAACAAATCAGCAGAGAGAACCTTCACTTATGCCAATGAAGTGGAGAAGGTGCACGCTGCATTGTATCAGAAGGCTCTGGACAATCTGGAGAATCTCGAAGAAGCTGACTACTATGTCTGTTCAGTGTGCGGCTACACCTGCGAACACGAAGCGCCTGACAAGTGCCCGGTTTGTGGCGCCAATGCCAGGGCATTTTTCAAAGTTGATTGA